The following are encoded together in the Candidatus Omnitrophota bacterium genome:
- the ruvB gene encoding Holliday junction branch migration DNA helicase RuvB, translating to MSTTDPRHKLLLTQETEEDAVISLSLRPAKLTDFIGQKDLVESLKVSIQAAKERSEPIEHMLFSGPPGLGKTSLAYIVAHEMNARITVTSGPAIERAGDLIGILTNLEKGDILFIDEIHRLSKTVEEFMYPAMENFQIDFVVDKGPYAKTIKFNLKPFTLIGATTRSGLLASPLRDRFGIFHHLDFYNPQELSVIVRNSSQKLNLAIEPDAAEEIARRARGTPRVANRLLRRVRDYAQVKTENKKINKAVVEKAMGTLNIDEAGLDEFDRKFIKVIQDFYRGGPVGIETLAATLNEEIDTLADVVEPFLLKIGFLKRTSRGRELGEAALKYLKNLPLKDSKPPKES from the coding sequence ATGTCGACGACGGATCCAAGACACAAACTGCTCCTGACCCAGGAAACTGAAGAAGACGCAGTTATCAGCCTGTCTTTACGCCCTGCCAAATTGACCGATTTTATCGGCCAGAAAGATTTAGTCGAAAGCCTTAAAGTCTCTATCCAGGCGGCTAAAGAACGTAGTGAGCCGATCGAGCATATGCTTTTTTCCGGCCCACCGGGCTTAGGGAAAACCTCTTTGGCGTATATCGTCGCCCACGAAATGAATGCCCGCATCACGGTAACATCCGGCCCAGCTATTGAACGCGCGGGAGACTTAATTGGGATCTTAACGAACTTAGAAAAAGGGGATATTCTTTTTATTGACGAGATCCATCGCCTTTCAAAAACAGTAGAAGAATTTATGTATCCGGCGATGGAGAATTTTCAAATTGATTTTGTGGTGGATAAAGGCCCTTATGCCAAAACGATCAAATTTAACTTAAAACCGTTTACGCTGATTGGAGCAACGACCCGTAGCGGGCTTTTAGCGTCTCCTTTACGTGACCGTTTCGGGATTTTTCATCATTTGGATTTTTATAACCCTCAGGAGTTATCGGTGATCGTTCGCAATTCTTCGCAAAAATTGAATTTAGCCATCGAACCTGACGCGGCTGAAGAGATCGCACGGCGCGCCCGGGGAACGCCGCGGGTAGCTAATCGACTGCTTCGTCGCGTACGGGATTACGCGCAAGTTAAAACAGAAAATAAAAAGATCAATAAAGCCGTCGTTGAAAAAGCGATGGGAACATTAAATATTGACGAAGCCGGGCTTGACGAATTCGATCGAAAATTCATTAAAGTCATTCAAGATTTCTATCGCGGAGGGCCGGTAGGTATTGAAACACTTGCGGCGACTCTTAACGAAGAGATCGATACCCTTGCTGATGTTGTAGAGCCGTTTTTGCTTAAAATAGGGTTTCTAAAACGGACATCGCGCGGGCGTGAATTAGGCGAAGCCGCTCTCAAATATCTTAAAAACCTTCCTCTCAAGGATTCAAAGCCCCCAAAAGAATCCTAA
- a CDS encoding DUF2905 domain-containing protein: MDTGKAFILVGAGLILLGIFLCFSGKIPWIGKLPGDIIIKKENFTFYFPLATSILISIVLSVFLFLWNRK; encoded by the coding sequence ATGGATACAGGAAAAGCTTTTATCTTGGTTGGCGCCGGATTGATTTTGCTGGGAATCTTTCTTTGTTTTTCCGGAAAAATTCCGTGGATAGGAAAATTGCCGGGAGATATTATCATCAAGAAAGAGAACTTTACATTTTACTTTCCGCTGGCGACGAGCATTTTGATCAGCATTGTTTTAAGTGTTTTCTTATTTCTATGGAACCGAAAATAA
- the infB gene encoding translation initiation factor IF-2 produces the protein MRVSDLAKELGVNSDVILAKLKSLHLKAKDSKQEINDAVMVVLRRELGKGIRVSPKTKAVEKSEPAAKISAKEKKIKPEPVKKAESKAVSKSKKSEKEEKPKKTSKFTKVITEKKAAKSSVKASEKTVPTAKTLPPVKESPAAEKPHAVLSEKETAQVDKKIVEAPPKQEAPKAFVSKPFPPRFDPRARRPAFVDSKPKPEIKEEPIKQLGELEIQIPISVKDLAFKIQQKPGVVLKHLLQMGVFANINQALGEEVIQKLSTVFGFTLSKVKTQEEQLLDFHQVPEDPALLKPRSPVVTFMGHVDHGKTSLLDKIRKSKVVDREHGGITQHIGAYSVNIAKGKITFLDTPGHEAFTSMRARGALITDLVVLVVAADEGIMPQTEEAINHARAANVPIIVALSKIDKRNADVDRIKKELADHGLMSEDWGGKTIVVGVSAVTGEGIDTLLEMILLEAEVLELKANHEKKASGIVVEAQLSHNRGPVATVIVQNGTLRENDIVIVGPHSGRIKAMFDDRERSIKEAGPAQPAEILGLSGVPEAGDMFYAVDDEKQAKEIVSRRQAQIKNQKMQPISRVTLEDLSAQIQAGKIKELNVIIKADVQGSLEALKVSLEKIPSDEVKLKFIHIGIGEINASDVILAGASNAIIIGFHVEAETRAKEELEKRPVDIRTYRIIYDAINDVKNALSGLLEPKTKKKTIGRVDIRQVFNLSRSGIVAGCFVAKGKVHRKANIDILRNGDPVFSGTISSIKRFKDDVREVTEGFECGITINGFTGVEPGDVMEVYELEKIARTL, from the coding sequence ATGCGCGTATCGGATTTAGCCAAAGAATTAGGGGTCAATAGTGATGTTATTTTAGCCAAATTAAAATCACTTCATTTGAAAGCCAAAGATAGTAAACAAGAGATCAATGACGCGGTGATGGTGGTTTTGCGCCGCGAATTAGGCAAGGGAATACGGGTTTCGCCGAAAACGAAAGCGGTAGAAAAATCTGAGCCTGCCGCAAAGATATCAGCTAAAGAAAAAAAGATAAAACCCGAGCCTGTTAAAAAGGCGGAGTCGAAAGCTGTTTCTAAGAGCAAGAAATCGGAAAAAGAAGAAAAGCCTAAGAAAACATCAAAATTTACAAAAGTTATCACTGAAAAAAAAGCGGCTAAGTCATCCGTTAAAGCTTCCGAGAAAACCGTACCGACCGCAAAAACTTTGCCTCCTGTAAAAGAATCTCCGGCCGCAGAAAAGCCTCATGCAGTTCTTTCGGAAAAAGAAACCGCTCAAGTTGATAAGAAAATCGTTGAGGCTCCTCCAAAGCAGGAAGCCCCCAAGGCATTTGTTTCAAAACCATTTCCACCCCGATTTGATCCTAGGGCGAGGCGGCCGGCGTTTGTCGATTCAAAACCAAAGCCGGAGATCAAAGAAGAGCCAATAAAGCAACTCGGAGAACTTGAAATTCAGATCCCTATTAGCGTTAAGGATCTTGCTTTTAAAATTCAACAAAAACCCGGCGTTGTCCTAAAACATCTTTTGCAAATGGGGGTTTTTGCCAATATTAATCAGGCATTGGGTGAAGAAGTTATCCAAAAGCTTTCAACTGTCTTTGGGTTTACCTTATCTAAGGTGAAAACCCAGGAAGAGCAGCTATTAGATTTTCATCAAGTTCCGGAAGATCCCGCGCTTTTAAAGCCGCGGTCTCCCGTTGTAACGTTCATGGGGCATGTCGATCACGGTAAAACGTCTCTTTTGGATAAGATCCGAAAGAGTAAAGTGGTGGACCGGGAACATGGCGGCATTACTCAGCATATCGGTGCTTACTCTGTTAATATCGCGAAGGGGAAGATCACATTTCTTGATACGCCGGGCCATGAAGCTTTTACTTCAATGCGTGCGCGAGGAGCCTTGATCACCGATTTAGTTGTGTTAGTTGTCGCCGCCGACGAAGGCATTATGCCGCAAACAGAAGAAGCTATCAATCACGCGCGCGCGGCCAATGTTCCTATCATTGTCGCTTTAAGCAAGATAGATAAACGTAATGCGGATGTCGACCGTATTAAAAAAGAACTTGCCGACCATGGGCTCATGTCTGAAGATTGGGGAGGAAAAACAATTGTGGTCGGTGTTTCCGCAGTGACCGGAGAGGGCATTGATACTCTTTTAGAGATGATCTTACTTGAAGCAGAAGTCTTGGAGCTGAAGGCCAATCATGAAAAGAAGGCCTCCGGTATTGTGGTGGAAGCCCAGCTTAGCCATAATCGCGGTCCCGTCGCGACGGTGATCGTGCAAAATGGAACTTTACGCGAAAATGATATTGTTATTGTAGGGCCGCATTCGGGAAGAATTAAAGCTATGTTTGATGATCGGGAACGCTCTATCAAAGAGGCCGGCCCGGCACAGCCTGCGGAAATCCTAGGCCTTTCCGGAGTTCCGGAAGCGGGCGATATGTTCTATGCGGTCGATGATGAAAAGCAGGCCAAAGAGATTGTGTCCCGTCGTCAGGCGCAAATCAAAAACCAAAAGATGCAGCCTATTTCGCGTGTGACTTTGGAAGATCTGTCCGCGCAAATCCAAGCTGGAAAGATCAAAGAGCTTAATGTTATTATTAAAGCGGATGTGCAAGGTTCTTTGGAAGCGCTTAAAGTTTCTTTAGAGAAGATCCCTTCCGATGAAGTGAAATTGAAATTTATCCATATTGGGATCGGTGAGATCAATGCCTCGGATGTTATTCTTGCCGGGGCTTCTAACGCGATCATTATCGGTTTTCATGTGGAAGCAGAAACGCGGGCAAAAGAAGAATTAGAAAAACGCCCCGTCGACATCAGAACATATCGCATTATTTATGACGCCATCAATGATGTAAAAAATGCGCTGTCCGGATTATTGGAGCCAAAGACAAAAAAGAAAACTATCGGGCGAGTTGATATTCGCCAAGTCTTTAACTTGAGCAGATCAGGCATTGTGGCCGGATGTTTTGTGGCGAAAGGCAAAGTGCATCGTAAGGCGAATATCGATATCCTGCGTAACGGCGATCCGGTTTTCTCAGGAACCATTTCGTCTATCAAGCGCTTCAAGGATGATGTTCGCGAAGTAACCGAAGGATTTGAATGCGGAATTACCATTAACGGATTTACCGGCGTTGAGCCCGGTGACGTTATGGAAGTTTATGAATTAGAAAAAATCGCACGGACATTATGA
- a CDS encoding SpoIID/LytB domain-containing protein codes for MEPKITRLLTIFCFVFILATGYLRAAPEPTYASKAVRVAILQDKKEFKLAIHGKFSIHDDKDHQTLFEDRLLRKANVKVTEYGFLIGDMPYSQRKIRIISAKDATIDIDGRRYRGEIDILRDSNNRLLVINIVGLEDYVKGVLYHEVSHHWLLEALKAQAVAARTYALYRMELSKNKSYDLTSDIYSQVYGGKNSERFRTNLAVDKTQGLILTFKGKILPAYYSATCAGATEDAAELWKENLPPLKGVVCDYCKNSPHYFWVKNFRLKDIQDKLNARGYELGLIETITILERNESGRIKTLEIKTRDGKVMNISGKDFRNIVGPNAIKSNNYAIEMKGYYMDLVGKGWGHGVGLCQWGAHFMSQARFTYEQILKYYYPGAEIVSYEAKGF; via the coding sequence ATGGAACCGAAAATAACCCGACTTCTTACGATCTTTTGTTTTGTATTTATTTTAGCCACCGGCTATTTGCGGGCGGCGCCGGAGCCTACGTATGCCTCGAAAGCAGTTCGCGTGGCTATTTTGCAGGATAAAAAGGAATTTAAGTTGGCGATCCACGGGAAATTTTCGATTCACGATGATAAAGATCATCAAACTCTTTTCGAAGATCGATTATTGCGCAAGGCCAATGTCAAAGTGACCGAGTATGGTTTTTTGATCGGAGACATGCCTTATTCTCAAAGGAAGATTAGGATCATTTCCGCCAAAGATGCCACCATTGATATTGACGGGCGCCGTTATCGCGGAGAAATCGATATTTTGCGCGATAGCAACAATCGCCTTTTAGTCATCAACATTGTTGGCTTGGAGGACTACGTTAAAGGCGTCCTTTATCACGAGGTTTCGCACCACTGGCTTTTGGAGGCCTTGAAGGCTCAGGCTGTGGCCGCCAGGACTTATGCGCTTTATCGCATGGAGCTTTCCAAGAATAAAAGCTATGATTTAACAAGTGATATTTATTCGCAAGTTTACGGGGGAAAGAATTCCGAACGGTTTCGTACCAATTTAGCCGTCGATAAAACGCAAGGATTGATCCTGACTTTTAAGGGAAAGATCTTGCCGGCATATTATTCGGCAACATGTGCCGGAGCAACAGAAGATGCCGCTGAACTCTGGAAGGAAAATTTACCGCCTTTGAAAGGTGTTGTTTGTGACTATTGCAAGAACTCCCCTCACTATTTTTGGGTGAAAAACTTTAGACTTAAAGATATTCAGGATAAACTCAATGCCCGCGGTTATGAGCTGGGATTGATCGAAACGATCACTATACTGGAGCGCAATGAAAGCGGGCGCATCAAAACCTTAGAGATCAAGACTCGAGACGGGAAGGTCATGAATATTTCGGGAAAAGATTTTCGTAATATCGTCGGGCCGAATGCGATCAAGAGCAATAATTACGCGATCGAAATGAAAGGTTATTATATGGATCTGGTTGGAAAAGGATGGGGACATGGCGTGGGCTTATGCCAGTGGGGAGCGCATTTTATGTCCCAGGCCCGTTTTACTTATGAGCAGATCTTAAAATATTATTATCCCGGGGCGGAGATTGTTTCGTATGAAGCTAAGGGATTTTGA
- the proS gene encoding proline--tRNA ligase codes for MLWSNFFIPTLKEVPLGTEAVSHQLLLRSGLVNMLTSGVYSYLPLGLKVLRRIENIIREEMNAAGAQELFLPCLQPIELWQKTGRDKTLADVMIRFEDKRGRAMCLGPTHEEIITELVKSFVQSYRQLPVVLYQIQTKFRDEMRPRFGIVRACEFIMKDAYSFDRDKKGLEKNYKLMFEAYQNIFKRCGLDVVTIEADSGAMGGDVSHEFMVLAPIGEDAVLLCEACGFTGSVSASQNEGFDCPKCKMAKLAKKVAIEIGHIFQLGTKYSHAQGAQFLDESGKQQDIIMGCYGIGVSRLIATIVEKNNDSAGIVWPKGVAPFDVEILPVQVSDSGIMELADAYYESFKRDGLDVLLDDRDDSAGRKFNDADLIGIPLRVVIGKRMRLEGKVEIKNRRTGEVVVVDKDQALEKVKELITQA; via the coding sequence ATGTTGTGGTCTAATTTCTTTATTCCGACGTTAAAAGAAGTTCCTTTAGGAACCGAAGCGGTCAGTCACCAGCTGTTGCTGCGCTCCGGCTTGGTGAATATGCTCACCTCCGGTGTTTATTCGTATCTACCGCTGGGCTTAAAAGTGCTTCGCCGCATTGAGAACATTATTCGCGAAGAAATGAATGCGGCCGGCGCGCAAGAATTATTCTTGCCATGTCTACAACCCATCGAACTTTGGCAAAAAACAGGCCGCGACAAAACACTGGCTGATGTTATGATCCGCTTTGAAGATAAACGCGGACGGGCAATGTGCCTTGGCCCGACGCATGAAGAGATCATTACGGAATTAGTTAAAAGTTTTGTGCAGTCGTATCGCCAGCTTCCGGTCGTGCTTTATCAGATCCAAACTAAGTTTCGTGACGAAATGCGTCCGCGTTTTGGGATCGTGCGCGCCTGTGAATTTATCATGAAAGACGCGTATAGTTTTGACCGCGATAAAAAGGGATTAGAAAAGAATTATAAGCTGATGTTTGAAGCGTATCAGAATATCTTTAAGCGTTGCGGCTTGGATGTGGTTACGATCGAGGCCGATTCGGGGGCGATGGGCGGTGATGTTTCGCATGAATTTATGGTTTTGGCCCCCATTGGAGAAGACGCTGTTTTGCTTTGTGAGGCGTGCGGTTTTACGGGCAGCGTTTCGGCAAGTCAAAATGAAGGGTTTGATTGTCCGAAATGCAAAATGGCAAAACTAGCCAAAAAAGTCGCTATTGAAATCGGCCACATTTTTCAGTTGGGAACAAAATATAGCCATGCGCAAGGGGCGCAATTCTTAGACGAAAGCGGAAAACAACAAGATATTATTATGGGTTGTTACGGCATTGGGGTCAGCCGTCTTATTGCGACCATTGTTGAGAAAAATAATGATAGTGCTGGTATTGTTTGGCCTAAAGGCGTTGCGCCGTTCGATGTGGAAATATTACCGGTCCAAGTCAGCGACAGCGGAATTATGGAATTAGCCGACGCGTATTATGAGAGTTTTAAACGGGACGGATTAGATGTTTTATTAGATGACCGCGACGATAGCGCCGGGAGAAAGTTTAATGACGCGGATTTGATCGGCATTCCCCTGCGCGTGGTGATCGGAAAACGGATGCGCTTGGAGGGAAAAGTCGAGATCAAAAACCGGCGTACGGGTGAAGTGGTCGTGGTGGATAAAGATCAAGCGTTGGAAAAAGTAAAAGAACTTATTACTCAGGCTTAA
- a CDS encoding ATPase, T2SS/T4P/T4SS family: MADIIKRKVQEHLISKTDFLSVKDKLNEDQLRVFVLNAINEVCKKEEMILTEDERVLLIRELVSAVISFGPLRPLMEDNSISEIMVNGPRKIYIQRKGHIGLADARFDDDRHLLHTIQKILAISGSGRRVDESSPYVDFSLSDGSRVNIILPPVSLSGPVITIRKFSSEISKIEDLLDRQMLNKQMAEFLVASIKAKLNIVFCGATGTGKTTTLNVLSRYISEDERVITIEDTAELQLLQEHVVKLQSKPTNIEGKGAISIRDLFINSLRMRPDRIIIGEVRGSEALDLIQAITSGHTGSLAIVHADSPQDCFNRMVTMILISGIQLSVDEIRKQIASAVDLFVHTELFLDGKRRITHITDTRYLAGENKVVLEDVFHFRQQSIESDNRIIGDWVMNKKKPSFYEKFVKRNVKLPDGFFE, encoded by the coding sequence ATGGCAGATATCATTAAGCGCAAGGTGCAAGAACATCTTATTTCTAAGACTGATTTTTTGTCCGTTAAAGATAAGCTCAATGAGGATCAGCTGCGCGTTTTTGTTTTAAACGCCATTAATGAAGTATGCAAAAAAGAGGAAATGATCCTTACCGAAGACGAGCGTGTTTTACTGATCCGGGAATTGGTAAGCGCTGTTATCAGTTTTGGCCCTTTGCGTCCTTTGATGGAAGATAATTCTATTTCAGAGATCATGGTGAACGGCCCGCGCAAAATCTATATTCAGCGAAAAGGGCACATCGGGTTGGCGGATGCTCGCTTTGACGATGACCGCCATCTTTTGCATACAATTCAAAAGATCTTGGCGATATCCGGTTCCGGGCGCCGCGTGGATGAGTCATCTCCGTATGTGGATTTTTCCTTAAGCGATGGTTCTCGGGTCAATATTATTTTGCCGCCGGTTTCTTTATCGGGCCCGGTCATAACGATCCGAAAGTTTTCATCAGAGATCTCAAAGATAGAAGATCTTTTAGACCGTCAAATGCTCAATAAACAGATGGCCGAATTCTTGGTTGCGTCCATTAAGGCAAAGCTCAACATCGTTTTTTGCGGGGCAACGGGAACAGGTAAAACGACGACATTAAATGTTCTATCGCGGTATATTTCCGAAGACGAACGTGTGATCACTATTGAAGATACTGCTGAGCTTCAGCTTTTGCAGGAACATGTGGTAAAATTACAGTCTAAGCCGACTAATATTGAAGGCAAGGGGGCGATCAGCATTCGGGATCTTTTTATCAATTCGCTTCGTATGCGCCCGGACAGAATTATTATTGGAGAAGTCCGCGGGTCAGAAGCGCTAGACCTTATTCAGGCGATCACCAGCGGGCACACGGGGTCACTCGCCATTGTTCACGCGGATTCTCCCCAGGACTGTTTTAATCGCATGGTAACGATGATCTTGATCTCCGGAATTCAGCTTAGCGTTGATGAGATCCGTAAACAAATCGCTTCGGCAGTTGATCTCTTTGTGCACACCGAATTATTTTTAGACGGAAAAAGAAGGATCACTCATATCACCGATACGCGTTATTTAGCCGGAGAAAATAAAGTTGTCCTGGAAGATGTTTTTCATTTTCGTCAGCAATCCATTGAATCCGACAATCGCATTATTGGTGATTGGGTGATGAACAAAAAGAAACCCTCTTTTTACGAGAAATTTGTTAAAAGAAATGTTAAACTTCCCGATGGGTTTTTCGAATAG
- the trpS gene encoding tryptophan--tRNA ligase: MKKIVFSGMRPTGRLHLGHLVGALSNWVKLQEDHQCVFGIVDWHALMGEYEQSREIPENILEMAIDWMACGIDPKKSIVFVQSHVPEHLELYMFFSCLTPLGWLERNPTYKEQLKEITTRDLQTYGFLGYPVLQAADILLYKANAVPIGEDQLPHVELTREIARKFNHLYKTNLFPDCKALLTQSPRLLGVDNRKMSKSYQNAVNLSDAPEVVRKKIQSMITDPKRIKLTDPGHPDVCNVYDYYKIFSPDKSSAVREWCSGAQKGCTECKKILADDILERLKPIEEKRKALSENKRQVIELLEDGASRARAIAQKTMAEVKKAVFG, from the coding sequence ATGAAAAAAATAGTTTTTAGCGGTATGCGCCCCACCGGAAGATTGCATTTAGGGCACTTGGTTGGCGCATTGAGCAATTGGGTTAAGCTTCAGGAAGACCATCAATGTGTTTTTGGTATTGTGGATTGGCACGCCTTGATGGGCGAATACGAACAAAGCAGGGAGATTCCGGAAAATATTCTAGAAATGGCCATTGATTGGATGGCTTGCGGCATTGACCCTAAAAAATCTATTGTATTCGTTCAATCGCATGTTCCCGAACATCTGGAATTGTATATGTTTTTTTCCTGCCTAACGCCGCTAGGATGGCTTGAACGCAATCCAACTTACAAAGAACAGCTCAAAGAAATTACCACGCGTGACCTCCAAACGTACGGATTTTTGGGTTATCCTGTTTTGCAGGCGGCGGATATTTTGCTTTACAAAGCCAATGCGGTTCCCATCGGCGAAGACCAGCTTCCGCATGTTGAATTAACACGCGAGATCGCCAGAAAATTCAATCATTTATACAAAACGAATTTGTTTCCGGACTGTAAAGCGCTGTTAACGCAGTCACCGCGCCTTTTAGGTGTTGATAACCGCAAGATGAGCAAGAGTTATCAAAATGCGGTCAATCTTTCTGATGCGCCGGAAGTAGTCCGCAAAAAGATCCAAAGCATGATCACTGATCCTAAACGGATCAAGTTAACTGATCCGGGGCATCCGGATGTCTGCAATGTCTATGATTACTATAAAATATTTTCTCCCGATAAGAGTTCGGCCGTTCGCGAATGGTGTTCGGGCGCGCAAAAGGGCTGTACAGAATGCAAAAAGATATTAGCCGATGACATTCTGGAGCGGTTAAAACCTATTGAAGAAAAACGTAAAGCTTTAAGCGAGAATAAACGTCAGGTTATTGAGTTATTGGAAGATGGCGCAAGCCGTGCCCGCGCGATAGCGCAAAAAACCATGGCCGAGGTAAAAAAGGCGGTGTTTGGTTAA
- a CDS encoding segregation/condensation protein A, producing MSGYKVKLDMFEGPLDLLLYLIKKDEVNIYDIPIAQVTQQYMEYIEMMKLLNLDVVGDFIVMAATLLQIKSRMLLPPDPSTEEKPEEDPRDELVRRLLEYKKFKEIADDLRSKEVARQDLFSRIVDQEKTKELKEDAKETYFEASLFDLISALTQVLKTVPREVFYEVMKEEFTVDKKIHDILHMLLDTSRILLVDLFKMSKSRLEIIVTFIAVLELIRLKEILVLQKRVFGDIEVVRNRVNIAANSEQDPSEENTEADTQEQPAEEQQKAEEIQQNQESPAPSQDQGQDNVDDGSKTQTAPDPGN from the coding sequence ATGAGCGGTTATAAAGTCAAATTAGATATGTTCGAAGGCCCGTTAGACCTTCTTTTGTACCTTATTAAAAAAGATGAAGTGAACATTTACGATATTCCGATTGCTCAGGTGACTCAGCAGTATATGGAATATATCGAGATGATGAAGCTTCTTAATCTTGATGTCGTTGGAGACTTCATCGTGATGGCGGCAACACTTTTACAGATCAAGTCACGGATGCTTTTACCGCCGGATCCATCAACGGAAGAAAAGCCAGAAGAAGATCCACGCGATGAATTAGTGCGCCGGCTTTTGGAATATAAGAAGTTCAAGGAAATTGCCGACGATCTGCGCAGTAAAGAAGTTGCCCGACAGGATCTTTTTTCCCGTATCGTGGACCAAGAAAAAACCAAAGAACTTAAAGAAGACGCTAAGGAAACCTATTTTGAAGCCAGTCTTTTTGATCTGATTTCGGCGCTCACTCAGGTGTTAAAAACTGTTCCGCGTGAAGTATTTTACGAAGTCATGAAAGAGGAGTTTACCGTCGATAAGAAGATCCATGACATCTTGCATATGCTTTTAGACACATCGCGCATTTTATTGGTTGACCTTTTTAAAATGTCGAAAAGCCGTTTGGAAATCATTGTAACGTTCATTGCGGTCTTAGAGCTTATCCGGCTTAAAGAAATTTTAGTTTTGCAAAAGCGAGTTTTTGGCGATATTGAAGTGGTGCGCAATCGCGTTAATATCGCGGCTAATTCTGAACAGGATCCTAGCGAAGAAAATACTGAAGCAGATACCCAAGAACAGCCTGCCGAAGAGCAGCAAAAAGCCGAAGAGATTCAGCAAAACCAAGAAAGTCCTGCTCCTTCGCAGGATCAAGGACAAGATAATGTCGACGACGGATCCAAGACACAAACTGCTCCTGACCCAGGAAACTGA
- the nusA gene encoding transcription termination factor NusA, with translation MDSELLVILEQLERDKGIDKEILIQAVEMAVASAAKKVCSVDKVEDIKVVLDRKTGKLSAFAGGQEIKSKDFGRIAAQTAKQVVIQKIREAEKDVVFNEYQARVGQIVSGGVYRFEKGSIIVDLGKAEGFIPKSEQSIKEEFRQGDRIRAYVLDVKKDLKGPQIVLSRAHPNFVRRLFELEVPEIYEGIIEVKSISRDAGERTKIAVYSKDEKVDCVGACVGMRGARVKSIVSELHGEKIDIVRYSDDMKEYIQAALSPAELSQIILNKENKRAQILVADDQLSLSIGKHGQNVRLASRLIGWELDIRSAVQVQEESAREVAEEAMDPKESAKDEGHSLSELSGVGEKLVELLEKSGFDSLEKIAEATIDGLTEIKGVGKVKAEKIIEQAKKIIKGKKA, from the coding sequence ATGGATAGTGAGTTGCTGGTCATTTTGGAACAGTTAGAGCGCGATAAAGGGATCGATAAAGAAATCCTTATTCAGGCGGTAGAAATGGCTGTTGCTTCGGCAGCAAAAAAAGTCTGTAGCGTCGATAAGGTAGAGGATATTAAAGTTGTCCTGGACCGCAAAACAGGAAAATTATCCGCGTTTGCCGGCGGCCAAGAGATCAAATCGAAAGATTTTGGCCGTATTGCCGCGCAAACAGCCAAGCAGGTCGTTATTCAAAAGATCCGCGAAGCCGAAAAAGATGTTGTCTTTAACGAATATCAGGCTCGCGTGGGGCAAATTGTCAGCGGCGGGGTTTATCGGTTTGAAAAAGGAAGCATTATTGTCGACCTAGGTAAAGCCGAAGGATTCATTCCCAAAAGCGAACAATCTATTAAAGAAGAATTTCGCCAGGGAGATCGCATCCGCGCCTATGTTTTGGATGTTAAAAAAGACCTTAAGGGTCCGCAGATCGTTTTGTCTCGGGCTCATCCGAATTTTGTCCGTAGGCTTTTTGAGCTTGAAGTTCCTGAAATTTATGAAGGCATTATTGAAGTGAAGTCTATTTCTCGCGACGCGGGCGAACGCACCAAGATCGCTGTTTATTCAAAAGATGAGAAAGTAGATTGCGTGGGAGCATGCGTAGGGATGCGCGGTGCCCGTGTTAAAAGTATTGTTTCCGAACTTCACGGAGAAAAGATCGATATTGTCCGGTATTCCGATGATATGAAAGAATATATTCAAGCGGCGCTTTCTCCGGCGGAGCTAAGCCAAATCATTTTAAACAAAGAGAATAAAAGAGCTCAAATTCTTGTTGCGGACGATCAGCTGTCTTTATCAATTGGAAAACATGGACAGAATGTGCGCTTGGCGTCCCGGCTTATCGGGTGGGAGCTGGATATTCGCTCAGCAGTTCAGGTCCAGGAAGAATCTGCTCGTGAAGTCGCGGAGGAAGCCATGGACCCCAAAGAAAGCGCGAAAGACGAGGGGCATTCGCTTTCGGAGTTGTCCGGTGTGGGAGAGAAACTTGTAGAGCTTTTAGAAAAGTCTGGATTTGACAGCTTGGAAAAGATTGCCGAGGCAACGATTGACGGCTTAACTGAGATTAAAGGCGTCGGCAAAGTGAAAGCTGAAAAGATCATTGAGCAGGCAAAAAAAATTATTAAAGGCAAGAAAGCCTAA